AATTCCATTCAAAGCATTAAATTTTTCAGAAAATTATTGAAGCCTTGAATCAACTCCCAGGAAAAAGGTTTAGAATTTCCATCAAATTCTGTGTCTTGGACTTGGCATTCCATCCTAAATTCAGCTACACCATGACTTTTTATCTTTAATTactaccattttttttttctttttttggttcaCATCATAATCTTTGATAAAGTAGATCTTATATCTCTCTATGTCTTctcatatcataatcataatcgtgtttaaaaattatataatcatataaattttgacTCTCCTTCTCCtccttttttaaattttttctaaaatatattttaaaaaggaAGGAATAAAAAATGCGACATTCAACTAATTCTGGTCAGAGTGGTTATTGTAATATGAAGATTTTTCTAGCATACGATTTAGGTTTCACACCGATGCAATTTCTTTCCTTCACAAAAAATAATGGTAATTGGAGCAAACATTCATTTAATCACTTTTCTTCTTTTCCCCCTCTCTCTCATATGTATATTAGATTAGTTTACTTCTTACgcgtcttttttcttttttttttttgggttctgAACTTCTTACGCGTTTCAAAGAAGAAAACCTATAATTTTGGCTTTATAACTTTAGGGAATTTCATTTAAGactatttgcttctattttgtaGATATAGAAAAATTAAACGAATTTTAAATGATGGACAAAATCAAAACTATTTATTAGAGTGTTGCTATAAATACATTGCGTTGATAGAGACAATCAtgaaactaaaaacaaaaattattcattatttaataataatagaaaaggaTTTTGTTTAGTTTTATATCAACAACAATAATTTCTTACTTTACAATTTCTGTATCCATATTAATTATgattatcatattcaaattggACCAACCGATTGAACCAAAAATTAAATGTCCAATCGATTTAACCATAAAACCGAAAATATTTCAAaccaagaaagaaaaaaattgttgaacTAGTAAACAAGACTGACTAGACAGGGTAAAAGATCCATTACAGAATTGTTTGAACTAgttgttattatttatttgtatttatgatttttttttttttaattttatgaaaactGATTACCACATTTTTTTATTGACAAATTTAACGGATGTACTGGCTGCGTATCAGAGGCTCATATTTCGCTGCCAGAAGGCAAACGAGATCATGTAGTAAAAAACCAGACAGCTTTGGGAGATGCAAATTAAACAAGGGCAACAAGCTTCACTTATAAGTAAGAAACGAAACGGGTAATGAAAATGCTATCACAAACATTTGCCAATTACCCCCTCTGCCTCTAGTATGTTTCAGAAAGCTGATATGGTAAACTTGTTCATAGAGGCTGATCTGCTGAATTGATCCCCAGGGTGATCTCTGgactttttttattttctaatctCTTGTTTATCTATGATAATTCAGCTCTGAACAAAGAAAACAGAAAGCTAATATGTTACATGAAAACAGGCTTGAAGATATGAATCACAAACAGGATAATATTAGATGATAAAACACATAGCTAGAAGATGTCTTGCATTACATACGCTATGACTAAAGAAATATAGGCAACTTGGAAGGGCAGCAGCAGGTATGGCCGctgtttagattggttgaccttCCGGCACAATTTGATCCTTCAACCACATATAGATAGGTACCAATACATAATACGTAGCTGCCATGGTACCCAGTATAAAGCGCAACAGGAATGTTAATGGGTTTATCGGTTTCGATACATCCTCTGCCTTCGGGCCAAGCTGAAAAGGAAAGATAAATGAGAAGCAAGAGAGTTTAGTAATAACACGAAATGGCCTCACGTCTACATGAAATGCTATTTTCTGAAAGTTTCACTATTACAAATACAATACAAGTACAAACAAAAGTCCACCCAATTACAATGTAGAATCAAACTAGTACGAAATATTCAGACCAAACCGGACAAAATTCACACATGGTAGGACTGGAAACCCACATATCGCAATTGCATATGGTGAACTCGAACTTAGATATTCAAAGACCCAAGACTTCCGCCTTAACCAACAAGCGGAGGCCTCATAGAAAAAAGGATTAAGTAACCTGCATTATCGAAGGATATTGTTTTGCACCACACACACAAAGTACCCATGTAGAATGTACTTGATACAATGACTTCATATTATGAAAGGAGGAGGGAAGGGGAGTGACTTATGTTTAGTTAATAGTTACCGAGGGGaagaaaatttaatatttataaactgGTGATTGAGAGTTAATGCTGAGCAAACAGCAAAAGCAGAACCAGAATTTCAACAATATTGAAGACAAGGAGATTGAGGCAGTTCCAACAGAGTAATATAAGCTTATGATTATGAGTCCTTAAACTGGAGGCTAACATAGGGGAACTATGTACGATACCCTTACCTCAGATATCAAATCCTTTGCTCATAATACGGGATGTTCAAGATATACAATACATGCATGGTCAACAATAGAGAAAAAGTTCAACAAAATGATGCAGCGAGCCATTTCCCACATCAAAAAGTGATTACCTGCAAAGGAGAGTCCCCAGATGCAGGTTTGACACCAGTTACAGAGCACCCCATGATCAAACCATGTCTGCGAACTCCACGATACCACTTAGGGCCAATCCTTTTGAGTTGGACATCCTTAAATCCAGCCTTTTCAAACCACTCAATGTACTCTTCCTCCTTAGGGAAAAGCATCCAAACATCCGCAAAGAAGCGTGACAACCAGAATGTAGGGTACACAGGACCAATCAGACAAGCTTTTCCTCCTAGTTTCAACACCCTGTATGCTTCCTTGATGCCCCGTTGTGGGTCTGGCCAGTACTCTATGCTGAAAAACATAACAGCATGATCCCAATAAAACTTCATCAAGTTACCATCTCCCCTCccttaaattcaaaataaatcatcCATGCAAACCAGCTAGCAAATTACCATATTTTGTGATTATAGATTATGTACTCCGAGATGCCCCAATTGACAGTATCTTCTACAAAATCATATCGTAGAGACAAGAACAATAAAACCAATCTATAATGACAAGGCCAATTAAGCCATCGTGCATAACAATTACAAAGAGCACCATCCAACCACAAACCCCCAAAATTTTGCATCTTATTGTGAAAACATATAGTCAGTGCATTTCAAGCAAACAAATTCGAGTAACACCAAAAGAGTTGGAAAAATGTACCTGCCAGCAGACACATATCTGTCGGCATAATCAGTACGGAAGGGGAGATCTTCtgcatcaccttcaattatcctGCACTCCTTCAGAGACTCCTTTTGCTTAGCCTTGGCAAGCTGGTGCGGAGATTGGTCGAGAATTGTAACGTTCTTAGCATCCACATGCTTAACGATACCCAAAGTAGTGAAACCAGTTCCACCACCAACATCTACAACAATCATGTTCCTGTTGTTAAGATCGGCTGGCTCAAGTGCATCATCCCTCATGTCTTCAGTCCAGTGACCAGGGTTTATCACATGGTCATATATAATTGAGAGGAACCTGTAGAACCAAAAAGCCTCCTTTTTGTGTTGTATGAATCTTGGTTGTGAAGCTGGCCTTGATGCTGATAAGCCGCACTTTGGAGCCATTGTTGTTCCTGGCCTGGAGATCCTCGCACTAGAGGCTAAACCCAAATTGGATAAGTGTTTCCCATGAAAACCTGACCCTAAAAAATCAATCCTATTTGGGGTTACCCCCCTAATGAGAGTGAAGTTTTCTGCTCCATTGAGCATGGAAGAAGCCATGGATTAagcaagcaaaaaaaaaaaaaaaacccacgaTTTGAAAAGCTGCAATCTTTACTTGTTGAAAGATTTGAGCAAAATATCAATTACCAAGATAAACACCTT
This is a stretch of genomic DNA from Gossypium arboreum isolate Shixiya-1 chromosome 11, ASM2569848v2, whole genome shotgun sequence. It encodes these proteins:
- the LOC108474174 gene encoding 2-methyl-6-phytyl-1,4-hydroquinone methyltransferase, chloroplastic-like, with the translated sequence MASSMLNGAENFTLIRGVTPNRIDFLGSGFHGKHLSNLGLASSARISRPGTTMAPKCGLSASRPASQPRFIQHKKEAFWFYRFLSIIYDHVINPGHWTEDMRDDALEPADLNNRNMIVVDVGGGTGFTTLGIVKHVDAKNVTILDQSPHQLAKAKQKESLKECRIIEGDAEDLPFRTDYADRYVSAGSIEYWPDPQRGIKEAYRVLKLGGKACLIGPVYPTFWLSRFFADVWMLFPKEEEYIEWFEKAGFKDVQLKRIGPKWYRGVRRHGLIMGCSVTGVKPASGDSPLQLGPKAEDVSKPINPLTFLLRFILGTMAATYYVLVPIYMWLKDQIVPEGQPI